Genomic segment of Rhinoderma darwinii isolate aRhiDar2 chromosome 12, aRhiDar2.hap1, whole genome shotgun sequence:
tggcctttgaagcagctgattgacactgcatgctgttattgagtttatgatttacaagtacacccagatccttctcaacaagtgaatccgccagtgtagcgccccctaggacatatgatgcatgcaggttgttggtaccaagatgcataactttacatttatctacattaaacttcatttgccaagtggacgcccaaacacttagtttgtttaaatctgcctgtaattcatgaacatcttccatagtctgaactatattacatagcttggtgtcatctgcaaaaatagaaatagtgctattaatcccatcctctatatcattaataaataagttgaataatagtggtcccagcactgaaccctggggtacaccacttataaccggtgaccattcagagtaggaatcattgaccacaactctctggatacggtccttgagccaattctcaatccaattacaaactatattttctaaacctatagtccttaatttacccattaggcgtctatgggggacagtgtcaaatgcctttgcaaagtccaaaaacactaaatccacagcggcccctctgtctagacttctgctcacctcttcataaaaacagattaggttagtttgacaacttctgtccttagtaaaaccgtgctggctgtcacttataatgctatttattgtcacataatcctgtatatagtccctcaatagcccctcaaacattttccccacgatggatgttaagcttactggtctataattacccggggaagacctagagccctttttgaaaataggcaccacatttgccctgcgccagtcccttggcactataccagtcactagagattctctgaatattatgaaaagcagTGATCGGGGCCATCATTCTATTCAGCAGGAAGCACAGACAGTATCTGGGGGGCACCCACTCATTTTGGGGTGCTGAGCAGAATCTCCAGCCAGCAGGGGCAGGAAGTAATGAATTGCCGAGAATAGCGGGCACCCCAACCTTTGGCAAAACTGATGCGAACGCTGTGGGGGTCACAGGGCCCATCCCCCAAGTCGGAGCGCCCCAGTAGATTAGCTGCTCTTTCCGCATCGAACACTTTGATGGAGTAGCCGGGTAGAACCTTGAGCACAGCTTGCCCGCGGGCACTGACAGTGGCCAGGGTGGGCGAGCTGATGAAGATGGGGTGCTCGCTGTGGTTATCcacccacacctccccctgctgGCGGCTCAGGACCAGGCCCTGGCCGATCTTCTTCCGGGTCCGTCTCACGGTTTCATTGCGGGGCTCGGAGCCCAGGAAACCCAGGCAGAAGCCGCTGGCCTTGGGCAGGTCATGGAAGATGTGGACGGAGGGTTCAGTAACGGGGTACAGGCGCCCCACACGTGTGCGATTCTCCCAGTACGCCAGTTTACACCACTGACCGTCGCGGATGGAGCCTCTGGACAGAGTGGTGTCTGCAACAACAGGAAAAGACGTCAGATTTATGTGCTGCCCCCCAAAACCCCTAACTGGGGGGACACATCACTGGTGCATAACATGCCTCAGATGGGTCACTAGAGGCTTCTAGGACCATAATCTGGAAGAAGTGCTGGATTGTAATCTCCTAGGAACATAATCTGGAGGACGTGCTGGATTGTAATCTCCTAGGACCATAATCTGGAGGACGTGCTGGATTGTAATCTCCTAGGACTATAATCTGGTGGACGTGCTGGATCTCCTAGGACTATAATCTGGTGGACGTGCTGGATTGTAATCTCCTAGGACAATAATCTGGGGGATGTGATGGATTGTAATCTCCTAGGACTATAATCTGGAGGATGTGCTGGATTGTAATCTCCTAGGACTATAATCTGGAGGACGTGTTGGATTGTAATCTCCTAGGACTATAATCTGGTGGACGTGCTGGATCTCCTAGGACTATAATCTGGTGGACGTGCTGGATTGTAATCTCCTAGGACAATAATCTGGGGGATGTGATGGATTGTAATCTCCTAGGACCATAATCTGGAGGACGTGCTG
This window contains:
- the LOC142664242 gene encoding mothers against decapentaplegic homolog 6-like, whose amino-acid sequence is MFRSRRSLSVRQLWKQRCITPSRGQGEGPPPNHEDLHNALRPAVHQLFKKLKDEQLWQLSQAVDSRGRWDCGCVWLPWEVRAGKQVLPPQVLLCRLYRWPDLRTTTEIKSLSHCQNFCRRSGEGTAVCCNPYHLSRLAAPDPTVSLSYKTREAARPVLSKAALAESGSSRYNVRGLHDTTLSRGSIRDGQWCKLAYWENRTRVGRLYPVTEPSVHIFHDLPKASGFCLGFLGSEPRNETVRRTRKKIGQGLVLSRQQGEVWVDNHSEHPIFISSPTLATVSARGQAVLKVLPGYSIKVFDAERAANLLGRSDLGDGPCDPHSVRISFAKGWGARYSRQFITSCPCWLEILLSTPK